The proteins below come from a single Triticum aestivum cultivar Chinese Spring chromosome 5D, IWGSC CS RefSeq v2.1, whole genome shotgun sequence genomic window:
- the LOC123119997 gene encoding uncharacterized protein has product MQSCRPTSHLNQRVWRSIMAYKKLSDLRTRGGNWNIQVKVMIMWESINPTTDELISLDMILMDEEGQTIHAFTWKNLIDTFRSKIKEQSIYAFNNLKVVESMKCRPTSNENKIFFAYNTKVKEVKGSAEVFPDFYFSFTTKETLQERAEKDIQCADVVGLLTQMKPVEKDLFFDSSSMIVTSALAHKIS; this is encoded by the exons ATGCAGTCTTGCCGACCAACTTCTCACCTGAATCAGAGAGTTTG GAGGAGCATTATGGCGTACAAGAAGTTGAGTGACTTAAGAACAAGGGGGGGAAACTGGAACATACAAGTGAAAGTAATGATTATGTGGGAATCGATCAATCCTACAACCGATGAACTAATCAGCCTAGATATGATTTTGATGGATGAAGAG GGCCAAACAATTCATGCTTTTACCTGGAAGAACCTAATAGACACTTTTAGATCAAAAATTAAAGAGCAGTCTATTTACGCTTTCAACAATTTGAAGGTTGTGGAATCTATGAAGTGTCGTCCAACGAGCAATGAAAATAAAATATTTTTTGCATACAACACAAAGGTAAAGGAGGTTAAAGGATCTGCAGAGGTTTTCCCAGATTTTTACTTCAGTTTCACAACCAAGGAGACACTACAAGAACGGGCAGAAAAAGATATACAATGCGCAG ATGTTGTTGGATTGCTCACGCAGATGAAGCCTGTGGAAAAAGACTTATTTTTTGATTCAAGCTCAATGATAGTAACATCAGCTTTGGCACACAAAATTAGTTAA